ACGCCTCCGCAGCGACGACGCCTTTACGCCAGGAAACAAGGCGGGTTTCCGCCCGGATTACGCGACTTACACGTACGCGAAGATTTTAAAGAAACTCTACCCCGATGTTCCGCTGCTGATTGGCGGGCTTGAATCGAGCCTGCGCCGCGTGACGCATTACGACTACTGGAGCGACAGACTCAAGCCGAGCATTCTTTTCGATACGCAGGCAGACATTCTCGTGTACGGCATGGGCGAAAAGCCGCTCAAGGAAATCGTGCGACTCTTGAAGAAGGGCGTACCGTTTTCGAGCCTGCATTCCGTGCCGCAGACGGCCTACCTGGCGCCCAAGGGGCAAATCCCGACGACCAAGCAATGGGAAGACTTGCGCCTCGCAAGCTACGAAGATTGCCTTGCCAATAAGCGCAATCAGATTGACAACTGTCGCAAGGTGGACATTGAATGCAACAAATGGTTCCAGCGCCGCATTCTGCAGGATGTCGCAGAACAGACCGTGGTGATTAACCCCGCGTACCCGCCGCTGGAATACGGCGAACTCGACGAGAGCTTTGAATACCTCTACGCCCGCGAACCGCACCCGCGTTACAAGAAACGCGGCAACGTGCCTGCGTTCGATATGATTAAGTTCAGCATCAACACGCACCGCGGCTGTTTTGGCGGTTGCAGTTTTTGCGCCATCAACGCGCACCAGGGCAAATTCATCGCGAGCCGTAGCCGCGAAAGCATTCTGCGCGAAGTCGATTTGATTACGAAGATGGACGGATTCGCCGGCACCATCACCGACTTGGGCGGCCCGAGCGCCAATATGTACAACATGCGCGGCAAGGACCCGAGCCGTTGCCAAAAGTGCGCACGCCCCAGTTGCCTCACGCCGAAAGTCTGCGACAACATGGACACGCATCACCACGAGCTCCTGGAACTTTATCGCGAAGTGCGCAACCACCCGAAGGTGAAGCACCTGTTTATCGGAAGCGGCGTGCGTTACGACATGCTACTGCAGGAAACCGACGACCAGGAACTGATCCGCGACCACGAAGAATACGCCCGCGAACTGATTGACTATCATGTGAGCGGGCGCCTGAAGGTGGCCCCGGAACATACCAGCGATGCAGTGCTCAAGCTGATGCGCAAGCCGAGCTTTACCTTGTTCCACAAGTTCAAGGAATTCTTTGACGACGAATGCAAGCGCATCGGAAAGCGCCAGCAGATTATTCCTTACTTTATCAGTAGCCACCCCGGATGTACCGAGGCCGACATGGCGGAACTTGCACTCGAGACAAAGCAGCTCGGATTCCAGCTGGAACAGGTGCAGGACTTTACGCCGACACCGATGACGATTGCGACCGAGATGTTCTACAGCGAAATGACGCCGGACGGCAAGCCGCTTTACGTGGCGAAAACACCGGAACAGAAGCGGAGTCAGCGCCAGTTCTTCTTCTGGTACATTCCCGAAAACCGCCCGCAGATTCGCGCCACACTCGAGCGCCTGAAACTCGGCAAGATTGGCCGACTGCTCCTAAGCCGCAGCGCAAAGGCTGAAGGCAAGGAATTCTACCCGAGCAAGGAACGCGAAGAAAACGAAGTCTACCGCGAGCGCGAACAGCAGAAACGCGAGCAGCGTGCCGTCACTATTGTGCCGCAGAAATCCGGCGACAAGGGTCGCTGGGAAAACTCCGCCCGCAAGGAACGCCGCGCCGCACAATTCGGTAACAGCGGAAACAACGGCGGCGATTCTCGTGAAAACCGCGGAAACAACCGCGAAGGCCGCCGCGAAGGCCGCCGCGAAGACAACCGCGAACGCCGCGACTTCCGTGACGACAACCGCAACAGTAATTTCGGCAACGGCGAGCAGCGCAAGAGTTTCCATAGCGATCGCAAATTCTACAACGACCGCGGCGGAAACAAGAATCGCGATTCTCGCAACAACACGCGAAACAACGGCGATAAACGCCAAAACTCCCCGGTGCAATTCAGTTCCATGCGCCGCGGAAAATAAAAATACACCCCTAAGGGAGTCCCACCACTTGCGTGGCAGAACTCCCCGAGGTGTTTGATGGACTCCTAACCCTCAAAACACTTTTTGCGGATAAAGTTACAATAAAGGGTACCCCTTGACAAGGGGTACCCTTGAATTTATTTTATATAAAAAACTTACACTTTGTCCAAAGCCTGCGTAAGGTCGGCGATAATGTCTTCGACATTCTCGATACCCACGCTGAAGCGGATCAGGTCAGGCGCGACGCCTGCTTCGATGAGCTGTTCGTCGCTGAGCTGACGGTGCGTGTGGCTTGCCGGGTGCAGCACGCAGCTGCGGGCGTCGGCCACGTGGGTCACGATGCAAATCATCTTGAGGTTGTCCATGAACTGGATGCTCTTTTCACGGCCACCCTTGATACCGAAGGTGAGAACGCCGCACGGGAGGCCACCCTTGAACTGCTTCTTAGCAAGTTCGTGGTACTTGTTGCCCTCGAGGCCCGCGTAGTCGACCCAGGCCACCTTCGGGTGGTTCTGCAGGAACTTCGCACAGGCGAGAGCGTTTTCGCAGTGGCGCGGCATGCGCAGGTGGAGCGTTTCAAGGCCAACGTTCAACAGGAACGCATTCTGCGGAGCCTGGATGCTGCCGAGGTCGCGCATGAGCTGTGCCGTAGCCTTCGTGATGAAGGCGCCCTTGCCGAAAGCCTTCGTGTAGGCAAGGCCGTGGTAGCTCGGATCCGGTTCGGTGAGGCCCTTGAACTTGTCGTGATGGGCTTCCCAGTCGAAGTTTCCGCTATCCACAATGCAGCCACCCACGGCCATGGCGTGACCGTCCATGTACTTGGTGGTGGAATGGGTCACGATGTCAACGCCGAATTCGATCGGGCGGCAGAGAATCGGAGTCGGGAACGTGTTGTCCACAATCATCGGCACGCCGTGCTTGTGGGCAAGCTTCGCGAAGCGCTCCAGGTCCAGAATCTTGCCGGCCGGGTTTGCAACCGTCTCGCCGAAGAAGCACTTGGTGTTCGGGCGGAAGGCCTTCTCGATTTCCTCGTCGCTAGCATCCTGGTCCACGAATGTGCATTCGATGCCCAGCTTCTTCATGGTGACGCTAAAGAGGTTGCTGGTACCGCCGTAAATGGCGCTGGTGCTGATGAAGTGGTCGCCCGCCTCGCAGATGTTGAACACGGCGAAGAAGTTCGCTGCCTGACCGGAACTCGTGAGCATCGCAGCGACACCGCCTTCCATGGCCGCAATCTTGGATGCCACGGCATCGTTAGTCGGGTTCTGCAGGCGCGTGTAGAAGTAGCCGCTAGCCTTCAGGTCAAACAGGTCGGCCATGGCGTTGCTGGACTCGTACTTGAAAGTGGTGCTCTGGTAGATGGGGAGGACGCGGGGGTCGCCGTTTTTCGGCTGCCAGCCGCCCTGGACGCACAAAGTTTCGATCTTGGACATTTCCTTATCCTTTTTCCTAAAATTTTTATGAAATTCAATATAGATAGATCCTATAACCAAGTCTATAAAAAAGTGATAACCAAAGAAAAAAAATGTAAAAAAACACCCCGTTATTAGGTCAAACTTATAGGTAGCCATAACAAAAAGCTATAACACGAACTAAAAAGCCCACTTTTTTGCGCGAAATATCCCCGATCAGAAAAGTCCAACTTCTCCAAGCGGTTTCTATATTTGCGCTCGATGCTCCCCCTTAGCAAAAACTACACCCCGAGACTTCTCCATGGTACGGCGCCGTGGCACTTGCTCGCCATCGTCACCATCACGTTCTGGGGCACAAGTTTCGTGAGCACCAAGGTTCTTTTGAACCACGGTTTTTCGGCGGTACAGATTTTCGCGCTACGTTTCGCCGTCACCTACCTGATACTCCTTGCGGCAAGGCACCGCCAGTTCCGTTGCGAAAGCTGGAAGCACGAACTCCTCCTGTTTATTTGCGGCATTACCGGATGCACGCTCTATTTCTGGACCGAGAACACGGCCCTTACGCTTTCGCCCACAAGCAACGTCTCGCTCATCGTCTGTTCCAGCGCACTCCTGACCATGATTTTCGGCGGAATCTTCTACAAGAGCGAACGCCTCGGCAAGCGACAAATTCTAGGATGTCTCCTAACCTTCACCGGCATGGTACTCGTCGTGCTGAACGGAAAATTCGTCCTCAAGCTTTCTCCCGTCGGAGACTTCATCGCGTTCGGAGGCGCAATCATGTGGGCCGTCTATTCTCTTGTGGTGCGGCAGCTGAACGATAAGTACTCCGCACTGTTCATCACGCGAAAGATGTTCTTTTACGGAAGCATCACCTCGCTTTTCATCATGCTTATCGAGGGGCGCGAGATTCCATGGCAGAATTTCGCGGAGCCCGTCGTTGCGCTCAATTTCCTCTGCCTCACGGTATTTTCTTCGCTGTTCGGCTACCTTATTTGGAATAAAGTATTAAAACAAATCGGAACCGTACTCGCCTCCAATTATGCCTACGCCATCCCGCTGATTACGACCGTTACCGCGGCCATCACACTCGGCGAGCATATCACGGCCGTCGCCATCGCAGGTGCACTCGCCATTGTCGCAGGGATAGTCCTCGCGCAATTCAAACGGAAATAATCAAGCGGAAATAAAAAAAGGAAATGCCCGGCTTTGAACCGGGCAAAACCTTATAAAAACGGGAAAGAGGACTGGCTATTCCTTGTCCTTCTTGTCCGAATTTTCGCCGCAGTGGCAGGGACAATGGTAGCAGTCCCCCGTCTCGGCGAAGTCCTTGCCGCTCCAGCAGTAGGTGCAGAGCTGGTCTTCGGGGAGACCGATGGCCGCGATAACATCGTCGATGCGCTGGAAGGCGAGCGTCGTCAGGTTGAGTTTCTGACGGATGTATTCGACCATTCCCTTGTATTCTTCGCCATCCGGGTTCGTGTACTTTTCGATGTCGGCATTTTCGCCTTCCTTGTCGCGGATGTAGCGACGCGTAATCAAGTCGTACTCGTTCTTGGAACGGGAGAAGTTGATGAACTTGCAGGGGTAAACCAGCGGCGGACAGGCGATACGCATGTGCGTTTCCTTACAGCCGAGAGAATAGAGCTTCAGGGCCTGCTTTCCGAGCTGCGTGCCACGCACGATGGAGTCGTCGCAGAACACAAGACGACGGTCCTTGATGAGCCCCGGAATCGGGATAAGCTTCATCGAGGCGACGCGTTCGCGCTGCTTCTGGTCCTGCGGCATAAAGGAGCGGGCCCAGGTCGGCGTATACTTGACAAAGGGGCGTGCAAACTTGATGCCGGCCTCGTGCGCATAACCTAATGCGTGAGAGGTGCCGGAATCAGGAATACCGCAGGCGGCATCGGCTTCGGTCGGCGTTCTCTTGGCGAGAGCGGAACCGCAGCGGTAGCGCGTCATTTCGACATTGCGGCCTTCGTAGCTGGAAGCGGGATAACCGTAGTAGACCCAGAGGAAGGAGCAGATGGCCATCTTCTTGCCAGGAGCGACGAGTGTCTTGTCGCCATCCGGAGTGAGTTCGACAATTTCACCGGGGCCCATGTCGCGGACATAGTCGTAACCGAGGTTGTGGAGTGCGCAGCTTTCCTGCACGGCAATCATCGAGCCGTCCTTCTTGCCGAGAACGATCGGCGTGCGGCCCCACTTGTCGCGGCTTGCGTAGAACTTTCCTTCGCTGTCCATCAGGAGCACCGAGCAGCTGCCCTTTACCTTTTCGTGGACATACTTGAGGCCATCCACAATCGAATCGCGCGTGGCAATCAGCGCCGACACCACTTCGGTCGGGCCAACCATTCCGCTGGTCGTCGAATACTGGAGCTGCATGCAGTTGTTCTTGAAGAGTTCGTTCTTCAGGTCCTCGATATTCGAGATGAGACCGACGGTAACAAAGGCAAACGTGCCCAGCTTGGAGGTCATCACGAGCGGCTGCGGATCCGTATCGGAAATGACACCGATACCCACCTTGCCCGAAAACGCGGCGAGGTCGTGTTCAAACTTGCTGCGGAACGGGGTGTTCTGGATATTGTGAATCGAACGATGGAATTTACCGCTCGGATTCAAGACTGCCATACCGCCACGGTGGGTTCCAAGATGTGAATGGTAGTCGGTTCCAAAAAAGAGATCACTTACACAGTCTTCTTTAGAAACAACACCGCAAAAGCCGCCCATAAAGACTCCTTGTCGAAAAGGGATTCTGTTTCGCTAAAAGTTAGAAATTTTAGGCGTCCTGCAATACACTTTTTTTCATATTTCGGTGAAGCGGTCCATGGTCGAGCCGTCGGGCAGCAGGACTTTACTTTCAAAATCGTTACGGTCGCGCACCCAAAGCGTTCCCTTCGGGTGGTCGGGGGTTTCGTACTCGCTACGGTAAACGACCAGCGGCTTCACCGACTCGCAGTCAAGCGCATCGGCGGACACCACGGTATAGAGCATCGTCTCTTTCTTGTAGTGGCGGTAACGGTGCCCGGCAATCGCCTTCGACATCAGGCATTCTCCTCAAGCCAGCAGTAATCCTTCGGATGTTCCACGAATTTTTCGGGATGCAGCTTGTGCTTCGCGAAGAATTCCTCGCGGGTCATCCACACGAAGCCGTCCACTTCGCCCGGTTGCGGCACGAGTGACTTTATCTCGTCGTCGGAAAGCGTAATACGGTAGACGTCGTAGTACTCGTTGTCGAGGTAGGAGCCGCCGTTAAGCACGCTTTCGTGCTTGGCCTCGAATAGATATTCGAGGTCGCGCGAACTCTTGTGCACGCCCAGTTCTTCCCGGAGTTCGCGCACGGCGGCGTTCACGCTGGAATCCCCTGCCGAAATGTGCCCGGCACAGCTCGTATCGAGAAGCCCCGGATTATTTTCCTTGACGCGGCTCCGCAGCTGGAACAGGATACGCCTGTTCGAATCGAACGCCCAGATATGCACCGTCCGGTGCCAAAGGCCCTCGGCATGCACCTTGCCGCGTCCGCAAGAGAAACCCGCCGGAGTCCCGTCTGCATTCAATACGTCGATCTGTTCTTCCATCAGAAAAGCTCCTTGAAGATTTGCATCAGCTGGCGATATTTCTGCATCAGCTCGCCATGACGATTACGGACAAAATCATAGTCGCCTTCGTTGCAAGCGAATTCCAGCGTCTTGCTGATACTCGATATTTCCACCGCACCGATATACAGTGCCTTGCTCTTCAGCGAACGCACCAGCAAGCGGTAATTCTCGAAATCTTCTGCCTTGAAGTAAGAATTCAAGATAACATCCGCGTGGTACGACGAAAAATCCATCAGTCTCTTACGGTAAATCGCCTCGTTCATCTGGCAACATTCCAATCCAATGAGCACATCGACCAAACCTGTCGTCATCAGGTTTTCCAGGTCGTCCGGAAGCATCGGCGTTTCCGGTGTCGCCGTCGCCAAAACTTCCGGCCGCTTACGCGGAGGAGCGACAGGAGTATCCTCCTGCAGTTCTTCATCCCTGACTTCTTCTTCGGGGACAACATCGAACCACTGCACCATATCCTTCGGCAGGAATTTCAGGAGCATCGCAAACAACGATTCCTCACGGACAGGCTCCGTCAAGAAATCGGCGTACCCGATCTTCTTGCACACCTCCCTTGCAATCGTCTCGCTGTTCGCCGTCAGCATCACGATGGGAGTATCCTTGTTCGGGTGGTCCGCGAGGCCGCTCATCATCGTGAAAAGATCCATTCCGTCGATCACGGGCATCGCGTGGTCCAGGAACACGATATCGTAATGCTTCCGCTTGAACTTTTCGAGCGCTTCCATCCCGTTATCCACTGCATCCATGTGGATTTCCGTTTCCTTGAGCATACCTCCCATCACGCGCAGATTCATGAGCATGGAATCGACCGCGAGGACAGACGCCGTCGGTGCACAGAAATACCGTGTGCTGTTCCGCGACGACAATTGCAACTCGTCGTAACGCCGCTTGAAATCCCCTACAGGCTCGTTTCTCACAACCTGTTGTGGCAAGACAATCATAAAGGCGGGCTTGTCGTCCAGCAAGGCGTTCAGCTTCAATTCCCCCTGCATCAAGAGAACTAACCGCCTCACCAGAGTCAATCCAATTCCCGTCCAGCCGCTACCCGAATCAGGGACCTTGATAATCAAGTTGATATTGCGGCCGTCCCATTCGCCGTCCTCGGTAACGCGTTCGTAATCGACGAAGATATCCGCCACCGCCCCCGACGAGAACTTTTCGGCATTGAAGAAGATATTGCCCAGAATCTGCCGGACACGGATTTCGTCTCCAAACAACCGCGACGGTATTCGGCTATTGACCTTCAGCTCAAAATTTTTCGTCTTGTTCACGCTATCCGCCGCCGTCAAGCAACCGCTAAGTACCGCGAACAGGTCGTATTCCGTCGACGTAATTTCCAACGAATTCAAGTCAACCTTCGCGATATCTTCCAGGTCATCCGCAAGAGAAAGCAGCCACTGCCCGGCACCAGAAATATTTCGGGTATAATCCTTCAAGGCGGGGTCATGATTTTCCTTGGCAATCACCGAATTCATCGCGAGGATACTCGACAAGGGGGCTCGCATCTCGGTTCCCGCATTGCGCAAAAGCGAAAGCCGTTCCTGATACGGGTCATCAACAGGATCGGCTTCCTTGCGTTGCCGGTGCCGTTCCCTCCGTTTACGATCTATAAAAAAGCAGGCGAATATCCCCAACACGAAAAGAACAACCAGCATTCCGACGACACAGAATACCAGGAACGGAATCCGGTTAAGCCCGGCGCCAACCTTGGATTTCGGCTCCATCCCCACGAGAGAGAATCCACGGTAGCCGAGTTTCGCACGGTAGAAATAGTAGAGTTCACCGCCCACATTTTCACTGACAACCATGGCTCCCGTCCAGCGGTCGCGCAGATTCAGCCGTTCATAAATCCTCGTGTAATCCAACTCACGCCAGCCGGAATCGTTTTTCCAGTTGCCTCTCTTGGACTCAATGACAGGATGGTCGCTACTATCCAGCACCACCATGTAGCATCTTTCGGAGATGCAGTTGTCATCAAAGAAATCATCCACCCCCTTTTCACGATACAGCTTGTAAAGGATATTGCGGATATTTCGATTATGGTAGACAGGGACCGCAAAAAGCAGGCCCTTTCCCTGACGGTAGCAGAAAGTCTTCGCGCCGTGCAACGCTTCGGCCAGGCAACCAAATTCATCCATGGTCACCCCAGTCAACGTGTCTCCCTCGAAATAACCGTCACCGAGCGACAGCAGGCCGTAATTGTAGTTCTTGATATCGAGATCCAGGCTGACAACGCCTCCTCCCAGGTCGGAATGCCTCTCGATATGCCGCGCCATGCCTTCCAGCGCATTTAGACGGACACGGAAATTCTCGTTCGCGAGTTCAGCGACAAGAGTCGACTTCTGCAAGACCTGCCGGGCTTCATACTGGTCCAAAAAACTTTCCAGTTTCACCCTCAACAAAATGCAAACAATGCAGAGGGCGAAAACGACGATGGCCATCCAGACCACCAGCTCTATATTGACCTTAGTACTTCTGGGATTTAATTCCATCGTAAACTCCCTTGACATACCAGTCAAAATGTTCAAGCAAATCTTCGTCGGAAATGCATTCGCCCTTTTCTACGCGAACGTTTCCGTGACTGTCGACAATCGGTCCCCAGAACACATCGTAGCGATTCTTAGCAAGCATTTCCCTTTCATGGGCCACTTTCTTAGAAATTTCTTCGTCAACATGGGCCGACAGCGGAGCAAGATCCACCACGCCACTTTCCATCCCGAGCCAGGACCTTCCCGAAACAAAGTTGCCGGACAAGATGTCGCGAATCCGCGACTCGTAAAAATTTTCCCAGTGCCATACAGGAGCGGTCAAGAAATGATTCGGGAAATACGAGGAATTGTCCATATTGTAACCCACAATCCAGATTCCCTTCTCGTCGGCGATTTCATACGGGGAAAGGGCATCCAGATGCACCGTCAGCACGTCTATATTGTGCGCCCTCAGCAAGCTATGCGTCGCTTCTGCCGACATCGATTCATCTGACCAGGAATGCGTCCAGTTCACAAATACCTTCGCCTGCGGATTCACCTTCTGGACCCCGAGCGCAAACGCATCCAGCCCGCGGACCACCTCGGAAATTTTGAAGGAAGCCAAATAACCGATTTCGTTCGTCTTGGTCTTAAGTCCAGCCACGATTCCCGAAAGATAGCGTATCTGGTAGATGCGTCCATAATAAGTCAACAGGTTCGCCCCCGACCGCACCCCCGCCGCATGCAGGAACTTGACCTTCGGATGTTTCTTGGCAACCGACATCGCAGCCGCACCGAAATCAAACGAGTTCGCAATCACGATTTCGGCGCCATCGGCAATCGCCTTTTCCATATTGTTGTACGCCGTGGAATCGGGTGGAGTATTTTCGTAATACGCCACTTTCAGGTTTAGGCGTTGAGCCACTTTCTCTATGGCCTTACAATGCGACTCGTTCCAGCTGTGATCATTACAGACGCCCCTCATGATCATGGCAACACACACATTTTTCCGCGAATCCTTGCCATCGGAATCATAATCGTACACGACTATAACCGCCACAATGATCGCAGACACCACGATCGACAATGTGATTAGCCACCTAATCATCCTTCCAACCCCTTCTGGATATTGCGAACCAGTTCTGCATGCAAGGCCATCACCAGGTCGTGATTTTCACGGACTATGTTCATACGGGATTCCCGACAGGCGTTTTCAAGATTCTGGAATTTCTCCGCCATGCTGACGGCACCGATTGCCGACGAGGAATCACAGAGGACGTGCATATAGAAAATGTAGTTTTCCCAGTCCTCGTTCCTGAAACAGGTTTCCACATTGCGGTGAAGCGGAGATGCGATGAATTCCTGCAACATTTCGATATAGATATCGCTGTCATCGGCACAGTATTCCAGGCCGGCCTTGATATCCAGGCAATCCTTGAAGGGCGCGAGCTTTTCGTAGGGATTCACCGTCACCTGCAGAAGTTCAATTTCGTCATTATAGGTCGGTGCGGGCATGGGGAGCTGTATCGTGTCGACAGAAGTTTGGGCACCGGCGACCTCCTGGATGTCTTCGCCCGAAAGGACAAGCTGCTTCGGCAAATACCACTTGAGCGCCCGCTGCAAGTCACGCTCCTTGATCGGCTTGGGCAGATAATCGGCAAAACCCATCACCAGGAAAGATTCGCTGACTTCGTTGGAACCTTCCGAAGTGAGCGCGATGACCGGCGTATCCTTGTTGATGAAGTTGTCCAGGGATTTCAACCTGCGATACGTTTCCACGCCATCCATCACCGGCATCATGTGATCCAGGAAAATCAAGTCGTAATGTTTGGACTGCGCAAGCTTCAGGCACTGCGCGCCGCTCACCGCCACGTCCACCTGAACCTTGAATCGCCGCAAGAACCCACGGAGCACCTTGAGATTCTGCTCGACATCGTCCACGATCAGGATGCGCGCCTCGGGGGCAAGGAAAATCCCCGAAAAGTCGCCCCTCTTGCGGCCAAGGCCATTGTACCTCAGGGCAAAATCGCCCATCGGTTCGATATTCAGCACGAGCTGCGGAATCCTGACCGTAAAGGAGGAGCCCTCTCCCAGGCGGCTGTTCACCGTAATTTGGCCCCCGCACTTTTCTACGAGTTCCTTGGTCAAGCACAGGCCGAGACCAATTCCTTCGGAGGGATCATCCATATTCTGCGAAGCAAATTTATTGAAAATCAAGCCCAGCTCGTCTTTCTTGATGCCGGTTCCCGTATCCTTGACCGTAAACGAAAGCATCACGTACTCGTCGGATTTCAGCGTTCCCACTGGAGGAAGGTTCTCGTAATTCACCAGCAAGGTGACCTCGCCCACTTCGGTAAACTTGATCGCATTCGAAAGCAGGTTGTTGATAATCTGGCGTATACGGTTCTCGTCGCCCCACAGGCTCGACGGGATATCCGGATTGCAGTCCACCGTAAAGCGCAACTTCTTTGCCGACGCTTTCAGTTCGTTAGCGCTGTAACAGTCCGCCAGCACCGAAAAGATGTCGTACTCCATTGAGACGATGCTCATCTTACCCGATTCAATCCTGCAGACATCCAGGACGTCATTCACAAGCGACAATATACCCTGTCCCGTATTCTGGATATTC
The nucleotide sequence above comes from Fibrobacter sp. UWH4. Encoded proteins:
- a CDS encoding YgiQ family radical SAM protein, with protein sequence MYDPRFLPICKEDLEELGWDYVDVIIISADAYVDHPCFGHAVVGRLFEHEGLRVAILPQPNWRDDLRDFKKLGKPRMFFAISSGMDSMVNHYTAAKRLRSDDAFTPGNKAGFRPDYATYTYAKILKKLYPDVPLLIGGLESSLRRVTHYDYWSDRLKPSILFDTQADILVYGMGEKPLKEIVRLLKKGVPFSSLHSVPQTAYLAPKGQIPTTKQWEDLRLASYEDCLANKRNQIDNCRKVDIECNKWFQRRILQDVAEQTVVINPAYPPLEYGELDESFEYLYAREPHPRYKKRGNVPAFDMIKFSINTHRGCFGGCSFCAINAHQGKFIASRSRESILREVDLITKMDGFAGTITDLGGPSANMYNMRGKDPSRCQKCARPSCLTPKVCDNMDTHHHELLELYREVRNHPKVKHLFIGSGVRYDMLLQETDDQELIRDHEEYARELIDYHVSGRLKVAPEHTSDAVLKLMRKPSFTLFHKFKEFFDDECKRIGKRQQIIPYFISSHPGCTEADMAELALETKQLGFQLEQVQDFTPTPMTIATEMFYSEMTPDGKPLYVAKTPEQKRSQRQFFFWYIPENRPQIRATLERLKLGKIGRLLLSRSAKAEGKEFYPSKEREENEVYREREQQKREQRAVTIVPQKSGDKGRWENSARKERRAAQFGNSGNNGGDSRENRGNNREGRREGRREDNRERRDFRDDNRNSNFGNGEQRKSFHSDRKFYNDRGGNKNRDSRNNTRNNGDKRQNSPVQFSSMRRGK
- a CDS encoding O-acetylhomoserine aminocarboxypropyltransferase/cysteine synthase family protein; protein product: MSKIETLCVQGGWQPKNGDPRVLPIYQSTTFKYESSNAMADLFDLKASGYFYTRLQNPTNDAVASKIAAMEGGVAAMLTSSGQAANFFAVFNICEAGDHFISTSAIYGGTSNLFSVTMKKLGIECTFVDQDASDEEIEKAFRPNTKCFFGETVANPAGKILDLERFAKLAHKHGVPMIVDNTFPTPILCRPIEFGVDIVTHSTTKYMDGHAMAVGGCIVDSGNFDWEAHHDKFKGLTEPDPSYHGLAYTKAFGKGAFITKATAQLMRDLGSIQAPQNAFLLNVGLETLHLRMPRHCENALACAKFLQNHPKVAWVDYAGLEGNKYHELAKKQFKGGLPCGVLTFGIKGGREKSIQFMDNLKMICIVTHVADARSCVLHPASHTHRQLSDEQLIEAGVAPDLIRFSVGIENVEDIIADLTQALDKV
- a CDS encoding DMT family transporter — protein: MLPLSKNYTPRLLHGTAPWHLLAIVTITFWGTSFVSTKVLLNHGFSAVQIFALRFAVTYLILLAARHRQFRCESWKHELLLFICGITGCTLYFWTENTALTLSPTSNVSLIVCSSALLTMIFGGIFYKSERLGKRQILGCLLTFTGMVLVVLNGKFVLKLSPVGDFIAFGGAIMWAVYSLVVRQLNDKYSALFITRKMFFYGSITSLFIMLIEGREIPWQNFAEPVVALNFLCLTVFSSLFGYLIWNKVLKQIGTVLASNYAYAIPLITTVTAAITLGEHITAVAIAGALAIVAGIVLAQFKRK
- a CDS encoding amidophosphoribosyltransferase, yielding MGGFCGVVSKEDCVSDLFFGTDYHSHLGTHRGGMAVLNPSGKFHRSIHNIQNTPFRSKFEHDLAAFSGKVGIGVISDTDPQPLVMTSKLGTFAFVTVGLISNIEDLKNELFKNNCMQLQYSTTSGMVGPTEVVSALIATRDSIVDGLKYVHEKVKGSCSVLLMDSEGKFYASRDKWGRTPIVLGKKDGSMIAVQESCALHNLGYDYVRDMGPGEIVELTPDGDKTLVAPGKKMAICSFLWVYYGYPASSYEGRNVEMTRYRCGSALAKRTPTEADAACGIPDSGTSHALGYAHEAGIKFARPFVKYTPTWARSFMPQDQKQRERVASMKLIPIPGLIKDRRLVFCDDSIVRGTQLGKQALKLYSLGCKETHMRIACPPLVYPCKFINFSRSKNEYDLITRRYIRDKEGENADIEKYTNPDGEEYKGMVEYIRQKLNLTTLAFQRIDDVIAAIGLPEDQLCTYCWSGKDFAETGDCYHCPCHCGENSDKKDKE
- a CDS encoding DUF1653 domain-containing protein, whose amino-acid sequence is MSKAIAGHRYRHYKKETMLYTVVSADALDCESVKPLVVYRSEYETPDHPKGTLWVRDRNDFESKVLLPDGSTMDRFTEI
- a CDS encoding NUDIX domain-containing protein; protein product: MEEQIDVLNADGTPAGFSCGRGKVHAEGLWHRTVHIWAFDSNRRILFQLRSRVKENNPGLLDTSCAGHISAGDSSVNAAVRELREELGVHKSSRDLEYLFEAKHESVLNGGSYLDNEYYDVYRITLSDDEIKSLVPQPGEVDGFVWMTREEFFAKHKLHPEKFVEHPKDYCWLEENA
- a CDS encoding hybrid sensor histidine kinase/response regulator, whose protein sequence is MELNPRSTKVNIELVVWMAIVVFALCIVCILLRVKLESFLDQYEARQVLQKSTLVAELANENFRVRLNALEGMARHIERHSDLGGGVVSLDLDIKNYNYGLLSLGDGYFEGDTLTGVTMDEFGCLAEALHGAKTFCYRQGKGLLFAVPVYHNRNIRNILYKLYREKGVDDFFDDNCISERCYMVVLDSSDHPVIESKRGNWKNDSGWRELDYTRIYERLNLRDRWTGAMVVSENVGGELYYFYRAKLGYRGFSLVGMEPKSKVGAGLNRIPFLVFCVVGMLVVLFVLGIFACFFIDRKRRERHRQRKEADPVDDPYQERLSLLRNAGTEMRAPLSSILAMNSVIAKENHDPALKDYTRNISGAGQWLLSLADDLEDIAKVDLNSLEITSTEYDLFAVLSGCLTAADSVNKTKNFELKVNSRIPSRLFGDEIRVRQILGNIFFNAEKFSSGAVADIFVDYERVTEDGEWDGRNINLIIKVPDSGSGWTGIGLTLVRRLVLLMQGELKLNALLDDKPAFMIVLPQQVVRNEPVGDFKRRYDELQLSSRNSTRYFCAPTASVLAVDSMLMNLRVMGGMLKETEIHMDAVDNGMEALEKFKRKHYDIVFLDHAMPVIDGMDLFTMMSGLADHPNKDTPIVMLTANSETIAREVCKKIGYADFLTEPVREESLFAMLLKFLPKDMVQWFDVVPEEEVRDEELQEDTPVAPPRKRPEVLATATPETPMLPDDLENLMTTGLVDVLIGLECCQMNEAIYRKRLMDFSSYHADVILNSYFKAEDFENYRLLVRSLKSKALYIGAVEISSISKTLEFACNEGDYDFVRNRHGELMQKYRQLMQIFKELF